One genomic region from Larimichthys crocea isolate SSNF unplaced genomic scaffold, L_crocea_2.0 scaffold27, whole genome shotgun sequence encodes:
- the mtm1 gene encoding myotubularin isoform X1, translating into MASPISVYNSNALDTHISSTSRESLKMELLADVSLLPGEDRIIDKDIIYICPFNGAVKGKVLITNYRLYFKSSDADVAVMLDVPLGAISRVEKMGGASSRGENSYGLDITCKDMRNLRFALKQEGHSRRDIFELLFKYAFPLSHSLPLFAYVTQEKYEESGWNIYKPMEEFRRQGLPNNKWRITFINKNYELCDTYPTVLAVPFKSKEEDLKRVAAFRSRGRIPVLSWIHRENQAVIVRCSQPLVGMSGKRNKDDERYLDMIREANDTPKLTIYDARPNVNAVANKATGGGYEGDEYQNAELIFLDIQNIHVMRESLKKLKDIVYPNVEESHWLSSLESTHWLEHVKLVLSGAIQVADKVSSGNSVVVHCSDGWDRTAQLTSLAMLMLDSHYRTLRGFQVLIEKEWISFGHKFASRIGHGDKNHADQDRSPIFVQFIDCVWQMTKQFPTAFEFNERLLLTILDHLYSCRFGTFLYNCENARDQHEVRSKAVSLWSLVNSKMDIYLNPFYTPESGRVLYPVASMRHLELWVTYYIRWNPRIQQQQQSPVEQRYKELLALRDEYLKKLEELQLSDSSPSSRLANSSTPNTSSTSSTPSQQYTHLQTPL; encoded by the exons ATGGCCTCACCAATCTCAGTCTACAACTCCAACGCTTTGGATACCCACATCTCCAGT ACCTCCAGAGAGTCCTTGAAGATGGAGTTGTTAGCTGATGTGTCTCTGCTGCCAGGGGAGGACAGAATTATAG ATAAAGACATCATCTACATCTGTCCATTCAATGGAGCTGTGAAAGGCAAAGTGTTGATCACCAACTACAGACTCTACTTTAAGAGCTCAGATGCT GATGTGGCTGTGATGCTGGACGTTCCTCTGGGTGCCATCAGTCGGGTGGAGAAGATGGGTGGGGCGTCGAGCAGAGGAGAAAACTCCTATGGCCTGGACATCACctgcaag GATATGAGAAACCTGAGGTTTGCCTTGAAGCAGGAGGGTCACAGCAGAAGAGACATCTTTGAGCTTCTCTTCAAATATGccttccctctctcacacagtcTG CCACTTTTTGCATATGTGACCCAGGAGAAGTATGAGGAGAGTGGCTGGAACATCTACAAGCCTATGGAGGAGTTCAGACGGCAG GGCTTACCTAACAACAAGTGGCGCATCACATTCATCAATAAGAACTATGAGCTGTGTGACACCTACCCCACTGTGTTGGCTGTACCCTTTAAGAGTAAAGAGGAGGACCTGAAAAGAGTGGCTGCCTTCAGGTCAAGAGGACGCATACcg GTTCTATCATGGATCCACAGGGAGAACCAGGCAGTGATCGTCCGCTGCAGTCAGCCTCTGGTTGGTATGTCTGGTAAAAGAAACAAGGATGATGAGCGCTACCTGGACATGATCAGGGAGGCTAATGACACACCCAAGCTTACCATCTATGATGCTCGGCCTAATGTCAACGCTGTGGCCAACAAG GCCACAGGAGGAGGCTATGAGGGTGATGAGTACCAAAACGCAGAGCTCATCTTCCTGGACATTCAGAATATTCATGTCATGAGGGAATCCCTGAAGAAACTCAAAGACATTGTCTACCCCAACGTGGAGGAATCTCATTGGCTGTCCAGTCTAGAGTCTACACACTGGCTAGAGCATGTTAAG CTGGTGTTGTCTGGAGCCATCCAAGTAGCAGACAAGGTTTCCAGTGGAAATTCAGTGGTGGTTCACTGCAGTGACGGCTGGGACAGAACTGCTCAGCTCACCTCTCTGGCCATGTTGATGCTTGACAGTCACTACCGCACTCTCAGAGGATTCCAG gtgCTGATTGAGAAGGAATGGATCAGCTTTGGGCACAAGTTTGCCTCA aggatAGGTCACGGTGACAAGAACCATGCAGATCAGGACAGATCACCCATCTTTGTTCAGTTCATCGACTGCGTGTGGCAGATGACTAAACAG tttccTACAGCCTTTGAGTTTAATGAGCGCCTCCTGCTGACAATCCTGGATCATCTCTACAGCTGTCGCTTTGGGACTTTCCTCTACAACTGTGAGAATGCACGAGACCAGCAT GAGGTGAGGTCCAAGGCGGTGTCTCTATGGTCTCTGGTCAACAGTAAGatggacatttatttaaacCCCTTCTACACCCCTGAGTCTGGCAGAGTCCTCTACCCCGTCGCCAGCATGCGTCACCTAGAGCTGTGGGTTACATACTACATCCGCTGGAACCCACGCATACAACAACAG CAGCAGAGTCCCGTGGAGCAGCGATACAAGGAGCTGTTGGCTCTCAGAGATGAGTACTTGAagaagctggaggagctgcagctgtctgactcctccccttcctcccgTCTGGCGAACAGCTCCACCCCCAAcacatcctccacctcctccacaccatcacagcaatacacacacctacaaactCCCCTCTGA
- the mtm1 gene encoding myotubularin isoform X2, giving the protein MASPISVYNSNALDTHISSTSRESLKMELLADVSLLPGEDRIIDKDIIYICPFNGAVKGKVLITNYRLYFKSSDADVAVMLDVPLGAISRVEKMGGASSRGENSYGLDITCKDMRNLRFALKQEGHSRRDIFELLFKYAFPLSHSLPLFAYVTQEKYEESGWNIYKPMEEFRRQGLPNNKWRITFINKNYELCDTYPTVLAVPFKSKEEDLKRVAAFRSRGRIPVLSWIHRENQAVIVRCSQPLVGMSGKRNKDDERYLDMIREANDTPKLTIYDARPNVNAVANKATGGGYEGDEYQNAELIFLDIQNIHVMRESLKKLKDIVYPNVEESHWLSSLESTHWLEHVKLVLSGAIQVADKVSSGNSVVVHCSDGWDRTAQLTSLAMLMLDSHYRTLRGFQVLIEKEWISFGHKFASRIGHGDKNHADQDRSPIFVQFIDCVWQMTKQFPTAFEFNERLLLTILDHLYSCRFGTFLYNCENARDQHEVRSKAVSLWSLVNSKMDIYLNPFYTPESGRVLYPVASMRHLELWVTYYIRWNPRIQQQQSPVEQRYKELLALRDEYLKKLEELQLSDSSPSSRLANSSTPNTSSTSSTPSQQYTHLQTPL; this is encoded by the exons ATGGCCTCACCAATCTCAGTCTACAACTCCAACGCTTTGGATACCCACATCTCCAGT ACCTCCAGAGAGTCCTTGAAGATGGAGTTGTTAGCTGATGTGTCTCTGCTGCCAGGGGAGGACAGAATTATAG ATAAAGACATCATCTACATCTGTCCATTCAATGGAGCTGTGAAAGGCAAAGTGTTGATCACCAACTACAGACTCTACTTTAAGAGCTCAGATGCT GATGTGGCTGTGATGCTGGACGTTCCTCTGGGTGCCATCAGTCGGGTGGAGAAGATGGGTGGGGCGTCGAGCAGAGGAGAAAACTCCTATGGCCTGGACATCACctgcaag GATATGAGAAACCTGAGGTTTGCCTTGAAGCAGGAGGGTCACAGCAGAAGAGACATCTTTGAGCTTCTCTTCAAATATGccttccctctctcacacagtcTG CCACTTTTTGCATATGTGACCCAGGAGAAGTATGAGGAGAGTGGCTGGAACATCTACAAGCCTATGGAGGAGTTCAGACGGCAG GGCTTACCTAACAACAAGTGGCGCATCACATTCATCAATAAGAACTATGAGCTGTGTGACACCTACCCCACTGTGTTGGCTGTACCCTTTAAGAGTAAAGAGGAGGACCTGAAAAGAGTGGCTGCCTTCAGGTCAAGAGGACGCATACcg GTTCTATCATGGATCCACAGGGAGAACCAGGCAGTGATCGTCCGCTGCAGTCAGCCTCTGGTTGGTATGTCTGGTAAAAGAAACAAGGATGATGAGCGCTACCTGGACATGATCAGGGAGGCTAATGACACACCCAAGCTTACCATCTATGATGCTCGGCCTAATGTCAACGCTGTGGCCAACAAG GCCACAGGAGGAGGCTATGAGGGTGATGAGTACCAAAACGCAGAGCTCATCTTCCTGGACATTCAGAATATTCATGTCATGAGGGAATCCCTGAAGAAACTCAAAGACATTGTCTACCCCAACGTGGAGGAATCTCATTGGCTGTCCAGTCTAGAGTCTACACACTGGCTAGAGCATGTTAAG CTGGTGTTGTCTGGAGCCATCCAAGTAGCAGACAAGGTTTCCAGTGGAAATTCAGTGGTGGTTCACTGCAGTGACGGCTGGGACAGAACTGCTCAGCTCACCTCTCTGGCCATGTTGATGCTTGACAGTCACTACCGCACTCTCAGAGGATTCCAG gtgCTGATTGAGAAGGAATGGATCAGCTTTGGGCACAAGTTTGCCTCA aggatAGGTCACGGTGACAAGAACCATGCAGATCAGGACAGATCACCCATCTTTGTTCAGTTCATCGACTGCGTGTGGCAGATGACTAAACAG tttccTACAGCCTTTGAGTTTAATGAGCGCCTCCTGCTGACAATCCTGGATCATCTCTACAGCTGTCGCTTTGGGACTTTCCTCTACAACTGTGAGAATGCACGAGACCAGCAT GAGGTGAGGTCCAAGGCGGTGTCTCTATGGTCTCTGGTCAACAGTAAGatggacatttatttaaacCCCTTCTACACCCCTGAGTCTGGCAGAGTCCTCTACCCCGTCGCCAGCATGCGTCACCTAGAGCTGTGGGTTACATACTACATCCGCTGGAACCCACGCATACAACAACAG CAGAGTCCCGTGGAGCAGCGATACAAGGAGCTGTTGGCTCTCAGAGATGAGTACTTGAagaagctggaggagctgcagctgtctgactcctccccttcctcccgTCTGGCGAACAGCTCCACCCCCAAcacatcctccacctcctccacaccatcacagcaatacacacacctacaaactCCCCTCTGA